ACTTTTCCATCGTTGCTGCGACAAGGCGCTTCAGGTCATCGTTCGACTGGTTGGAGCCTGTGACGCCAATGCCGCCAAGCTCGGCGGCAAGCGCCTCACCCTTGCCGGAGGATGAGAGGATCGCGACCTTGTAGCCGTCCGCAGCAAGACGCTTGGCCGTCTCCGCGCCCATTCCGCTGCCGCCTGCCGTTATGATAGCCACTTTTTCTACTGACATCTTGAAAGCCTTTCGTCATAGCTCGGACCCGTGCACCATTGAGGGCGCGATGCAGGCTGACATAGCACTGCGCTCGCGCAGGTGCGAGCCAGTTGCTTTTTCATCTGAATGTAGAAAAACTATCGCATGAACGATTTCTCCCCTGCAAAATTTCCTCCCCTCAATGGCCTGCGCGTCTTCGAAGTTGCCGCACGTCACCTCAACTTCCGTCTTGCTGCTGAAGAGCTGGGGGTTACCCAGGGCGCCGTCGCGCAGCAGATCCGGGGTCTCGAAGCTGCCCTGGGCGTGAAGCTTTTTGATCGCCTGCCGCGCACGCTGGCCCTGACCGGCGAGGGGCGGGTGTATATAGCCGATATCAGCCGCGCCCTGGAAATCATCGCGCTGGCAACTGAAAAGCTGCGGCCGCAGCCGATCCGGCTGACGATCAGCGTCACCCCGACATTCGCCTCGAAGTGGTTGATTCCGAGATTGCCGGACTTTACCGGCCGCTACCCCAATCTCGACATCCACATTCAGGCGACGGATCGCATCTCCAGTTTCCAGGCGGACGGGATCGATCTGGCTGTCCGCTATGGCCAGCCGCCCTTCGGCGCCGGCCTGTCCGTCGATCTTCTCTTCGAGCAGGAGATCATCGCCGTGTGCAGCCCCAGGCTGG
This genomic stretch from Pararhizobium capsulatum DSM 1112 harbors:
- a CDS encoding LysR substrate-binding domain-containing protein — encoded protein: MNDFSPAKFPPLNGLRVFEVAARHLNFRLAAEELGVTQGAVAQQIRGLEAALGVKLFDRLPRTLALTGEGRVYIADISRALEIIALATEKLRPQPIRLTISVTPTFASKWLIPRLPDFTGRYPNLDIHIQATDRISSFQADGIDLAVRYGQPPFGAGLSVDLLFEQEIIAVCSPRLVQGRKAPETAGELAKFRLLHDAHNFWPEFIETYLGGSPDASFKGVSFNQTAHAIEAAIAGQGIVLANRRFVAADIKEGRLDRLYDRSLRGRADFFLIRPRYRKSEAVETVIAWMLQEASGD